Below is a genomic region from Granulicella sp. L56.
ACGATGCGAAGTTCTTCAATGCGTTCTCTGATGCGCTCGTGCAGGATGTGCGCTATCTGGAGGGACATGGTCTGCATGTCGTACAGTGGGGCTTGCAAAACGAGCCGGTGTTCGGGATGAGTCCGCTGGATGGAAAGAAGGTCAAGGCGGGCGAGCGGCCGAAGATGCCGTACGGAATCATGTTCTACAGCCCACAGGATTATGCCACCACGCTGAGGTATACCGTTCCCAAGCTGCGTGCCTTGAAGCCGAATTTGCAGATTCATGCCAATAGCTGGGATGGTCCGGCAGGGAAGTATGCGGAGGAGATACGAAAAGACCCTGAGTTGCTCAGAAATATCGATGCCTGGACGTGGCACCAGGTGGGTTCGAACTCCAATGCGCAGATTGACGATCGGGCGAAGTACATCGCCGGCGCGGGAGGAAAGCCTGTTTATTCCAATGAGTTTGAATATCAACCTGCGGCCCTGAAGAAGATCGACTCGCCATTTATGAATACGGGGCAGTCGCTGATGAATTGGATGGTCTTTGAGAACTCTCCGACCTGGTACTGGCTTCATGCGTTGAAGCCGGTGACGAATCTGGAGGCGAGCGGATACGCCCTCGGCTTCTGGCGTCCGGTCGGTGTGCTGAAAAATAATCTGCGGCCAACTCTGAAGGCGGGACACTGGGAGTTCAACCCGCAAAACTGGAATGCGCTGGCAGGATTCCTAAAATATCTGCCGTGGGACTCGACACGCCTCACGGTAGATGAGAGTACCGTGCAGCACGACCAGCGTGTGCTGGTATGGAAGAGCAAACAGGGAAAGCTCGGCATCGCTCTTTCGAACCGAGGGCCGAAGGCGTACACCTTTAATATCAAGGGAGCCGAACACCTGACTCTGGTTGGGCATCGCTACACGGTGAAGAAACTTAATGTTTCTCTGGGAAGAAAGAGCGGAGAAGAGGTCGCTATCACAGTGGAACCGCAGTCGTTTGAGTTCTGGATCGAGCGTTAATGCTGAGCCTGAGAGACTAACAGGGAGTTCTCCTCTTGAGGACAGGGTTATGGCTGGATCGGAAGGAGAGGGAGTTTCAACAACTGGCGACCGGCAGACCGGGCATAGTAGTGAGAAGATATTGCGAGAGGTTGACGAAAAGATATGTCGGCACCAAAGCTGGCGGACATCGCTAAACGCGCGGGAGTTTCGATTGCTGCCGTTTCGATTGCGTTGAACAATCGCGATACGAAACGAGTGGGTGCGGCGAAAAGAGAAGAAATCCATAGAATCGCCGAAGAGCTGAGCTACACTCCGAATGAATTGGCGAAGGCGCTCGCTGAGCAGAAGACCCGTCTACTCGGTTTGATGGTGCCGTTGCGTGACCCAATTTTTTTTAATCACTTTATTGCTCAAGCCCTGAGCGGAATCCAGGCGACGCTCATGCGCCGCGGATACAACCTTCTGGTGTATTCGCCTTCTGGAAGGCCGGGGCGTTCGACGCGCGACCAGATTTTGGAGAGCAAGTTTACCGATGGCTTGATCTTTATCAACACGAGATCCTGTTCGACGCGCGACGTGGCGGAGACTGTTCAGGAGTTGAACGCGGCCCAGATCAAGTTCACGATGATCAATTCATATTATGGTCGGGCGCCCGTGAATTATGTGGGGGTTGATGATCCGGCGATTGGCGAGGCAGCCGTCCACTATCTGGTAGAACGGGATCATCGCTGCATCGCATTTCTAAGTGGATCAGAGAAGCTCCCAACGCACATCCACCTCCTTCAGGGCATGCGCCGCGCCCTGGTGACGTATGGAGAGGAATTGCCACCAGATCGTATCGGATGTACGGGGTATGACGAGATGGCAGCATTTGCAATTCTGGACCGTTGGTTTCAGAGCAAGCGGATGCGACCGACTGCGATCTTTTGCGCGGACGACCAGTTGTTGATGCATCTCTATGACTATATCGAGGCGAGACGGATGAAGATCCCGGAAGATGTCTCTGTTCTGGGCCGCGGCAACGCCGGACTGATATCCCTTCTGCGTCCGCGACCGACGGCTTTCTATATTCCTACCTTCGAGATGGGTGAACTGGCGGCAGAGATGCTAATCGACTCGATCGAACAACCGACGACGAACCGGCAGCGTGTGATGCTGCCATTCAAATTACATATCGGTCAGACAGCTTAGTATTTTCTGAAATGCTCGATTGACAATGGAAGGTAAGGGCTGGTAACGTTCTGCAAGTTAACCGGTTAACTCTTGTCTGTGATTATCCCCAATTCGATCCCGGTATCTCCAGCTACGCCTGACCCTGCAATTGCAGAGGCTGAGAGCGAGCACACGCGGCGGCCTATCCGCTGGGTCTTTGCAGGTCTGTTATTACTTGCGTCCGTCATCAACTACGTCGACCGGCAGACGCTTTCAGTTCTGGCGGTGACGATTCAGCGGGAGATGGGCCTGAGCGATGTGCGCTATGGCACCGTCATCCAGTGCTTTCTGTTGACCTACATGGTGATGTATGTCGTCTCCGGAAGACTGGTGGACCGTTTTGGTGCGAGGCGAACGCAGAGTGCTTTTTTGCTCGGCTGGTCGATCACGAACGGGTTGACGG
It encodes:
- a CDS encoding LacI family DNA-binding transcriptional regulator, producing the protein MSAPKLADIAKRAGVSIAAVSIALNNRDTKRVGAAKREEIHRIAEELSYTPNELAKALAEQKTRLLGLMVPLRDPIFFNHFIAQALSGIQATLMRRGYNLLVYSPSGRPGRSTRDQILESKFTDGLIFINTRSCSTRDVAETVQELNAAQIKFTMINSYYGRAPVNYVGVDDPAIGEAAVHYLVERDHRCIAFLSGSEKLPTHIHLLQGMRRALVTYGEELPPDRIGCTGYDEMAAFAILDRWFQSKRMRPTAIFCADDQLLMHLYDYIEARRMKIPEDVSVLGRGNAGLISLLRPRPTAFYIPTFEMGELAAEMLIDSIEQPTTNRQRVMLPFKLHIGQTA